In bacterium, the DNA window GATTTCTTTAAAAGAAAAAACGGTGCCGGATGATCGCAATATGTTTAAAATATTATTTTTTTCCATTTTTTGAATCCAGTTAAAATATATCAAGTATGAGTTAAAGGTAACATGTGGCGTTACCTTTAACTCATATCGTAACGCTTTGGGTCAAAAAGGCAATTGAGCAACTGGTGGTAAAAAGTGCTTGCTTCGTTCAAGTGTAGTAATGTGGGGAGTTTAAAAGCAATAGTTTTGCTTGTCCGACATTTCTACGGGAAATGGCGCGGCTTGCTCGTCATTTTGATGTAGATATCAAATCGATTAATTCGTGTGCCATTTGCCATCCAACAATAGTTCCTGCTGTGCGCGCTTGCTTATGCATGCCGGCATACAGAACATAATTATGCACGGGTGTTGATTCGGCTATTTCCTGAAATTTGGTGAGGTTATTGAAATAGCCATCATCAATTTTTTCGTTTGATTTAATTTCAATCGGGGTGAGCTTGGTGCCTTGGTCGACAAGACAATCAACTTCTAGGCGGCCGTTCGCGTCACGCCAGTAGTACAACGGCGCTTTCAAGCCTCTGCTAAAATATTCCTTAAACAAATCAGCAATCATGAGGCATTCAAAAAGTGGCCCACGAAATGAGCTGAGCGCAAGTTCTTCGCTTGAACGGATATTGAGCAATGAGCAGGCAAGGCCAGTATCATAAAAATAAAGTTTAGGTGTTTTTACGATGCGCTTACTAAAATTTTTGTAATATGGATTGAGTAAGAAAATAATATAGCTTGCTTCAAGGATTGAAAGCCAACTTTGTACGGTTTTTTGTGCAATGCTGCATTGTGTTGCTAGGTCAGAAATATTTAATTGTTGCCCAACGCGCGCTGCGCACAATTGCATAAAACGTTGAAAGGTATGTAAATTTTCAACATTGACCAGTTGGCGGATATCGCGCTCAACGTATGATTGAATGTAGGAAGGATAAAATTCTTCCGGTGCGATAGTTTTGGCATAAATGCGTGGGTAGGCGCCAGACAAAATAACGCTGTGCACGTTATCGTTTAGAAGTGTGCTTGCTTTGAGTTCTTGGATAGAAAGCGGTAGTAGTGTCAAGATGCCAATGCGCCCAGCAAGCGATTGCGTGACTGCTTGATTCATTAAAAAATTTTGTGAGCCAGTCAAAACAAAATAACCAGGTCGATCTTTGTATCTACATCAAGTTGAATGTACGACAAAATTTCAGGAACATACTGAAATTCATCCAAAATAATACCATGATCATTCTCAAACTCACGTAAGAAACCTTGTGGGTTTTCTTGAGCAAAGGTGCGGATGGCTGGTTCTTCAAAGTTAAGATATTTATGGTTGTTAAAAATATCCTTAACCAGTGTGGTTTTTCCGGATTGTCGAGGGCCAAACAGGCCAACAACGGGGAACTTGGCATAGCGCAACAGGGCTTGTGTTATGGTTCTTTTAAATATCATGGCGGTCTCCCAAATTTTTATAGATATTCGATTATGTTAAATGTAGCACGGTATTTTTGAGCCCGCAATAAAAACTTGTGCTAATTTGTACCTTGATTGCCAAATTAGCACATTGTTGCAAATTGTGGCGATCTGGGCGACATTTTATGGCTTGTCCGACATTTATTTGGGAAATGGCGTGGCTCATTCGTCGTTTGAAAAAATGAAGGGCGTTTCAAAAACAGTAAAAATGGCTGGGGTCTTTTTTTAGAGCGAAGCCAGTCGGACTTTGAGTAAAAAAATAGTTTCGGTTCGCATATGTGCTTTTGCCCAAGCTTTCACTTATTTTTTACTAATGGAGCCGTTCAAATTCTTCGACAAGCTTCCGACTTCGCTCTTTGAGCTTCGACGGACACGCAGAACGAACGGCTTCAGAGGCCTGGCTAATTTGTGAAGATTTAAAGCGCGGTAGAAAATGAAAGAGGGGACGCTTTTTTATAGCATCCCCGTAAATCCTGTGAATGATAATCTTAAGATTTAAAATAATTAGAAATTTTAGTTCATAAAATTCGATTCTGTTAATCCCGCTTCTCGCGATCCAGGGGCTGGTCTGCTTGAGCTATTGTCTAATTTAATTTTATCTGGCGACATTCCCGTTTCTTTTGCTATGCGAATGTGAGCTTGTTCGTCGGTTTCTCTTGTTGGCGCTATCGGTTTAATCGGCGCTACTGGTTCTGGCGTTTGAACTGCAGCCGGTTTTGCTGGTGGGGTAAAGAGTTTCTTATTTTGATCGTGATATTTCTTGTCATCAGCTGAAGCGGCTGCTATATCTTGCATTAATTTTGCAGCCTCTTCTGGCGTGTTGGCTCCTTTTTTCATAGCAGCTTTTAGACGATCAATCTTTTGATCATTTTGTCTGATATTTCTTAAGTTCTCTAGGTTCTGTTGACTTTTCATCGTAACCATAAAATTGCTCCAACAAAAGAAACGAACGATAAGTAATTCTGGGCCTTTTTGTCAAAGCGAGAAAAGACATGTCTGAAGTGTTTGATTTTAGAGAAAAACATTCAACGAGATGTCTTTCTTTGTAAAGATGCTCATCATATTCATACTGAATCTTTCTGTTAGATCGAGGCGGAATAACAACCGTACATTTTGATTATTTAACAAAGTTCGTAATGCATCAGAATCATAACCTCGGTCGGCTATCACACAAGAATTTTGGGTTGCTTTGAGCAGGGTTTCAGCTTGCGTTATGTCATTTCTTTGACCAGGAGTTATTATAATTTTTAGTGGGTTGCCCAAGGCATCCACTGTCGCATGAATTTTTGTAGTAAAACCACCTTTACTTCTTCCCAAGCCTTCTTCACTTTGTTTGCCATAACCCGCTGCGCAAGGATGCGATCTTACTATTGTGGCATCAATCATGACGTATTCAAGGTCGGGGTCGTCAGCACAAAATGTTAACAATTTTTCAAAAATTTTCTTTTTACTCCACACATCAAATCGCTTGAATACGCTATTCCAGTTGCCATAACGGTCAGGCAGTTCTCGCCATTGAGCGCCTGTTTTTAAAATCCAATACACACCCACTATGAACCTCTTACAAAGACCTTCATTTCTAACATAAATACCTTTTTCTTTTTAAGAAACTGATATATTTTCCGCCACGCTTCATTTGTGATATACTCTCTTTGCATGATAACGCCTTTTTGAGTTTTTAATAAACTCGTTTTTTTTGTTGGTGTTATCATGCACTCAAATCACATTTTTGAAAAGTCAACAGAACCTAAGCGTTCTTTTTGCAGGCTTACTGATGCGTCATTGCTTTGAATTGCTGTTAATTCTTGTTTGCTAATGGATTTATTCGCGAGTGAGACTTTGAGTTCGCGATCTAATGTACCAGCTAAAACTTTATTTTGGGCCGCTATAAAACGTGGATCGCTTTCTGGTTTCTGATTGCCTTCTTGTCTAATTTGTTCGCGAATTCGATCTCGTTGATTTGTCAATGAAACGACATTCTTTTTTGCCTGCTTTACTTCTTGCTTAGCTCTATAACTTGGTTGTAAAATGCCTCGTACGTTTTGCACGTTGCTTTTGAAATTTGAGAAGAAGCTTGGTCTTTGTGGTGATTGTTGGACTTGTGCTACGGCTGGGGTGTGAGAAGTTCTATATTCACGTTTTGGTAAATTTGATGATGAAGATCTTCTACCAAGTATCGCTGCTGTTGGGTCGCCAACTCCTAAATGATCTGGGTGGTGGGGATTTGTAGTTGCGCGTTCATGTTGAAGTGTTGGTGCTGAACCTTGATGAGAAGAAAAAGGGCTTACATATGCGCTATCTTTTTTAGAAGTCGAAGGTCTTCTACCAAGTATTGCAG includes these proteins:
- a CDS encoding DUF4143 domain-containing protein; the encoded protein is MNQAVTQSLAGRIGILTLLPLSIQELKASTLLNDNVHSVILSGAYPRIYAKTIAPEEFYPSYIQSYVERDIRQLVNVENLHTFQRFMQLCAARVGQQLNISDLATQCSIAQKTVQSWLSILEASYIIFLLNPYYKNFSKRIVKTPKLYFYDTGLACSLLNIRSSEELALSSFRGPLFECLMIADLFKEYFSRGLKAPLYYWRDANGRLEVDCLVDQGTKLTPIEIKSNEKIDDGYFNNLTKFQEIAESTPVHNYVLYAGMHKQARTAGTIVGWQMAHELIDLISTSK
- a CDS encoding AAA family ATPase; the encoded protein is MIFKRTITQALLRYAKFPVVGLFGPRQSGKTTLVKDIFNNHKYLNFEEPAIRTFAQENPQGFLREFENDHGIILDEFQYVPEILSYIQLDVDTKIDLVILF